Within Nocardioides rotundus, the genomic segment AGCCGGTGGACACGCACGTGCAGCGGTGGGGCGGTGGGCTCCCGCAGTACGCCCCCGGCCACCTCGACCGGGTCGCGCGGGTGCGGGCGGCCGTCGCCGCCGTACCCGGCCTGTCGGTGTGCGGGGCCGCCTACGACGGAGTGGGGGTCCCCGCCGTCATCGGCTCGGCACGGCGCGCGACAATGGAGGCATGAGCAAGGCCTCCGAACTCCGCGAGATCAACGACAGCATCCGCTACACCATGTGGTCGGTCTTCCGGCTGCGCGACCTCCTCGGCGACGAGGCCGATCGGGAGGCCGAGGCCTCCGACCTGGCCGGGTTCCTCGAGGCGCTCGAGGCCGAGGGCGTCACGGTGCGCGGTCTGTACGACGTCTCCGGCGTGCGCGCCGACGCCGACCTGATGATCTGGTGGCACGCCGAGGACTCCCGGCTGCTCCAGCAGGCCTACAACGCGTTCCGCCGTACCCTGTTCGGCCGGCGGTTCGAGCCGTTCTGGTCCCAGCTGGCGATGCACCGGCCGGCGGAGTTCAACAAGGGCCACGTGCCGGAGTTCATGACCGGCTCGCAGCCGCGGGACTGGCTGTGCGTCTACCCGTTCGTGCGCTCCTACGAGTGGTACGTCATGGACGACGCCGACCGGCGCCGGATGCTGGTCGAG encodes:
- the hemQ gene encoding hydrogen peroxide-dependent heme synthase, coding for MSKASELREINDSIRYTMWSVFRLRDLLGDEADREAEASDLAGFLEALEAEGVTVRGLYDVSGVRADADLMIWWHAEDSRLLQQAYNAFRRTLFGRRFEPFWSQLAMHRPAEFNKGHVPEFMTGSQPRDWLCVYPFVRSYEWYVMDDADRRRMLVEHGQMGRDYPDVRANTVASFALGDYEWILAFEADELYRIVDLMRHLRGSEARLHVREEIPFFTGPRVEVAELVERLP